The Spirochaeta isovalerica DNA window TCCTAGGCGAGCAGAAACTAGGCAAACAGGTAAAAGAGATTGCCAGAGAGTACGAAATCAGTACCAATACATTCTTCAACTGGAAGAAGAAATATGGTGATATGACAAAGCAGGAGATTGTTAAGCTGCGACAGTTT harbors:
- a CDS encoding transposase, with product MKKRFTEEQIVKILGEQKLGKQVKEIAREYEISTNTFFNWKKKYGDMTKQEIVKLRQFEEENERLKKLVANLSLDNMAQKEIIKKFCDPE